The Estrella lausannensis genomic sequence GGACGACCCTTCTTCCGGGAATGTTGCAGGCGGCCAAGTTCAACAGCGACAGACAATGTGCCAATTTAGCCTCATTTGAGATTGGAAGAATCCACTACAAAGAGGGAAATCAATACATTGAGGAAGTCAATATCGCCATCATGCTTTCGGGACTCTCAAGGCCTTGGCACTTTGACCGCAAACCTTCACCAGTCGATTACTTCGATTTAAAAGGGATAGTAGAAAATCTACTTAAATCATTGGAAATCACTAACCAGCGTTATAAAAACCTGGAGATTAAAACCTACCATGATGGACGGCAGGCGTCGATATTTGCAGGGGATGTCCCCATTGGAGTGATGGGAGAGATTCATCCGGCCATTTTAAGAAGGCTCGATGTACCGAACAGGATTCTCTTCGCAGAAATCTCTTTAAAAGAGCTTTTCAGGTTGAAATCTAAGATGACAGAGATGAAGCCTCTCAATCTTTATCCTGCCTCAGAAAGAGATTGGACGCTCACGCTTCCCATTTCGGTCACTCACGAAGTCGTCAGGGAGTTGATCGGCAAGATGGCATCACCGCTCCTTGAGCAGGTGCATTTGATCGATCTCTGGCAGAGTCCGAAGCTAGGGGAGGGAATGAAGAACCTGACCTACCGATTTGTCTACCGGGATGTCGCCAAGACCATATCTCAGGAAGTTGTCGATCAAGAACACGCGCGCATAACCGATGGGGTACGCAGCCTGATCACGTCGGCCGCCAAAGGACGCCTATAAATTGCTAATAGAAACGAAATGAACCCAAAAAATGAATTTTGAGTTCATTTCGGTATCCGATGAAGAACATCGAGAACCGCACGAGGGGAGAAAGAAATATGAAGGGCAAAAGAGTAACGATGGCTTTGCTTTTAGGCTCGCTGGCACTCACCGGCTGCCATAAGGGCAGAGGAGAGGAGAGGCGTGTTGTCGTCGAGGAAAAATATGTTCATAAGTACGGTATGGAGCTGAAGCCGGCCGAGTGGCAGACTAGAGGTAAAAGCGGCCAGGTTATTGCCACGCTGGACAATGGCGTTGTGGTCACGAAACAATACATGGGCGGCATGCTGGAAGGGGAAACGACCTACACATACCCCCACAGCAGCATTGTCGAACACGTCGACACCTTTGAACAGGGTGCGCTGGTAAAGACTGTCTATAACGATACTGCCGGGCATCCGAAGCAGGAAGTGTGCTACCGTGATGCCGATATGAGGGTAGTCACAGGGTTTTACGATTCCCTTGCTCCAAGATGCAAAGAGGTTTTTCGCGGCGAGTACCTCATGACTGGCGAGTATTACACACACGACAGCAAAATTGAGTCGAAAATTGACAGCGGATCAGGAGTTAAGATTCTTCGGGATGAAACCGGTCAACTTAGAGGGGAAGCCCTTTTCGATTCAGGTAAAATCGTAAGAGAGACTCTGAACTATCCCAACGGAAATCCTCATGAGGTTATCCCCTACAAGAACGACAAAGTGGACGGTGTTAAAAAAACCTATACTCAAGGCGGAGAACCGCTCACGATCGAAGAGTGGGTAGGCGGTTATCAGAGTGGGATTACTACGGTGTTCAAGAACGGTGAAAAATATGCCGAGATCCCCTACGTCAAAGGGCGCAAGGAAGGTGTTGAGATCAGATATCGTGACGGAACGGCGATAGCTGAGGAGATTACCTGGGAAAAAGATAAGATGCATGGGCCTTACAATACCTATCTCGGTTCTAGCAAAAAGACGGAGTGGTACGTATTGGGGCAGCGTGTGTCCAAGGCCACTTTTGAGCAGCAGAGAAATTAATCCATTCAATGACCGGATGCGATTCACCGCGTCCGGTCTGTTTCTTTTACCGATCTCCTTTGGGCAAAGTTTCTTTAAACAGGGCATCCAACTTCTCTAGAGCCGCTTCGTCTGTCATATCCCAAGATTCATACGTACAAGTAAATCCTTTCTCAGGCGCCTCTGAGCCGAAGATTTTAATGCCTACCGGCTTGAAATGCTGATCAAAGAGCGCGACGGCGCTTGGCTCCTCGCTTGCTCCTTCGTAAAACATCTTTTGCACCGCTACCAGGGGGCCGCCGGGATAGTGTATATGGCACTCGGTGCATAAGCCGTGCGCGAAAATATAGCGCTCTTCGGCTATTGTCCGGTCATCCTGATCACGAATCAGGGAAGCTGGATGATGGTCCACCAATTCCGCATCGATTTTTTGCCAGGAGCTTTCCATCTTTGAGACACAGAGTCGAAAATCAAAGAGATGCGAATCGTAGATGATTCCCTGAAATTTTCCATCCTTATACAGTTCAACGGAATGACGCTTTCCGTACGGGTCTCGGACAATTTTATAACGGCTGGTCGTGTCTAGTTGTTGTCCGGGAGGATTTTCCCTTCCCTGCGGCTTTCCTTTGATCCATACATAATCGCGATAAAACATAAGGGTAACTCCGTAATGACATGGTAGTAGAATCAGCGTTTTTCAACCGTAATTTTCAGGATGAACCGGGGAGCGCACGCTCTGTTGACACTTTTTACCATGAAACCGAAAGAATGGCATTAACTTTGCATATAAAGAAGAGGATGCGTCAATAGGAAGAGGTTAGATCATGGAAGATAAAGAGCTGGCAGCTTTGACAAGAAAAATGAATAGGCTGGAGCATAAGAAAAAGAAACTCCTCACCGAGATCCTGTTTATGGATCGTCTCTTCAGGATGATTGGTTTTCCAAACGGGATCGAATCGCTTAAGGACTCTGCCAAAAATTCAAAATCGTAAGTTGTACCCCCCATTAACGACTGGCACGAGTGGCCACTTTCCTCAATGCCTCCTTCCGGAGGCTTTTTTTTTACCTGCTAAGAACTTACCGCCCCCGGAAAAAAGGTCTCTAGTACGAGCGATATGAGCATTATTTCCTTCGCCTTGGAGAAAAGTCGGAATATTTTGCTTCCGCCCCCTAAACCGTATCTGCAGCGGAATGGTGGTATTTGTTTAGTAAAATAAAATTTTAAGTATATTAATTCGTCAATTTACACAATAAATATTTCTCCTTTATTTAGTGTTAATGAAATCCGTGAATACTTAAGGGTATTCAAAAAAAAGCAAATTTTGGCAACGAAAGGGCATTGGCACTGATGTTGCTACTTAGCTAATAGATCAGATCCCATGCGGGCAAGGAGGTATTCCGATGAACAAGGTAGAACTGTTAAAAAAAATCGCGCAGCTTGAGTCGATCAACGACCATCTCCAGACAGAGATCAACTATGTGGATCAGCTGATGCGAATGGCAGGATTTCAAGGCGGCATCGAGACGGTTAAGCTGGCAGCCATGGAAATTGTAAAACAAGCGCAATCAGAGGGATAGTCCTCTTACAGAGTTTTCATAATAATAATACCCCTAATACATAATATATCCTACAAGGACGGCTATATCATGGATGATATAGCCGGTCCTAATCCTGCCGATGACGCCCCGCAGTCTCTCAAAGTTTGGGCTTCTGGCTTTAAAACAGCCCCCCATGATTGCAAGTGAAAAAAGGTCAATTTCGATTCACTTTTAGTGTCTTACAAATTCAGAAGATAAATCTCACAATTTCAGCTTATAGACAGTCTCTAAGCCTGTCGGTAGCTTACCTGCCGCGCGGGTGAGTTTCAAAGCATCAGCTCACAAGGGCGAGATGTCCGCTGAATATTTACATCCAAGGCGGAATCTGCTGCAAAACTCTTTCTTGCTCTGCAAAAATCGGGGGCAGTATAATCCCTTCTTTTTCAGAGGAACAGAGTGGTAGTGCATGGATAAACTGAAAGTGTGGAAAGAGGAGCTCCCGTTTGATGAAAGGCTCAAGCTCTGGGATGCGAGAGCTGAGTCTGCGAAAGAGGAGTTACCTCTCAAAGAGCTTAAGTCCCTTCCCAAAATGGTGGGTATCACCGAGGAGACAAGACGGTTCCTCAGGCTTAAGAGCCTGTGGTGGATGATACGCAAAGATGAGGGCGCTTCCATCTTCTTAAGCTTTATGCGCCGTCCCTTCTACCATTTATCGCGTCTGATCCGTTCGTATTTTGGCCGGTTTCCGATGAAAGAAGAGGGCGATTTTTTTCTTTATGGGGTTTCTTCGGTCAACGCGTTCAAAGATCTTCTCAAGGAAAAAAACACGGTGCTGGTGGCAGGATTTTCCTATTGCCACAAACCTTTAGAGTGCCCTTCGGGCCGCTTTACTGACCGGTGCATCCGTGATCCTGCCAATCTGGTATGCCGGCAATGCTTTATCGGGAAGGCGATGAACCAACTGCCAAAAGGGTACACAGTACCTGTGATCATCCCCACCGTCCATCATATTGGCCGGAAAGTATTTGAAGCCATTCGGGATAATCCTGGTAAAGAGGTGATTTTTCTGATCACGGCCTGCGAGATGACATTGCGCATGTTCCACGACTATGGAAATATGGCGGGGATCAAGGGTGCAGGTGTGCGGCTTAGGGGTAGGATCTGTAATACCATGCGTGCGTTTGAGCTCTCGGAAGAAGGAATCAAACCGGGTCTTACTGTTGTTACAGAAGATACGCAAGATCAGATGATGGTCTTTATCCATGAACGCCAAAAGGCCGAAAGCACTTTTTAAGGGCTGCTTTGAATTAAGTGAAGGGCTCATGCGGCTTCTGGAAGCGAGGTCCCTGTAACCTCTATGAGATAGTCTTCGATATTCTTTTGCGTCAAAACCCTCAGGGTTTTGACGCGTCACTGACAGATTACTAACGCTCTTTGCGGTCAAGATTCATAGGGACAGTCCCCGCAGCAGACTTTTTACCCTTTTGCTCTGGATCTTTGATATCCTTGACATATCCAAAATAGTGATAGTACTTTTTGAAGGGCTTATGGGGATCCTGATGATGATAGGGCCTGATCTTTTCTGAGCTCTTGCACACCTCAGAGCAGCATCCTACGCGCATTTCCAGGCATTGCGGGCAAGACAGAAAGAGGCGATTGCACTCCATGTTGGCGCAGTTGTAGTAGTGCTCGCTCGTCGTTTCGCAGAACATGCACTTTCCTGTTTTTTCAGTTTCTCCTTCTGCAATAGGGACTGTCATCCTGTCGTCGAAAACAAAGAGTTTTCCCTTCCAGTGGTCACCGCCTTCTTTAATCCCATAATCGATGACCCCCCCTTCCAGTTGATATACCTCTTCAAAGCCCTTTTCTTTCAGGAGAACCGAATAGAATTCGCAGCGGATGCCGCCCGTGCAATACATCATGACCGGAGGCTTTTCATCAGGGTAGCGGTCGGCCAGTTTCTCGGTATAGGCGGTGAACTCTTTGAATGTTTCGCACTCGGGGTTTTCTGCTCCCTCAAAGTGGCCAACATCGTATTCATAGCTATTGCGGACATCGATCAAAAGGGATTTTTTCTCGTTCTCCAACATCTCTTTCCATGCAGACGGGCTAAGGTGGGTGCCTCGCTTGTCGAAATCCACTTCTCGGCCGAGGGCAACCAGCTCTTTTCGTTTTTTGACCTGCTGCCGGGGAAATACGTGCTCGTGCCAGTAGTGAACTTTGAAAGGCATATCCTTGAACAGGGTTCTCTTTTGCATCCATTCCATATAGGCGATCGCATCATCGCGGTAGGCTGACATCTGTCCATTGATTCCACCCTGGGAAACATAGAGACGGCAGGTGATGCTCCGTTCTGCAATAAAGGCTTTTTGAGTTTCCACCTCGAGATCAGGGTCTTCAATGGAGGTTAAGTGGTAGAAGGCAAGCACATAGTAGTCGTGGGGAGTGTTGCTTGTCTTTGGCGCGTTATGTTTTACTTGAATCATCGGAATGCTAAAATTTATGTTAATAAAGGCTAAATTGTAGTGAATAAAATCTTAAATTTCAAGGAACCGAATCTGTTTACAGGCTCTTGTACCGAAAGCCTGGCAAAATTTGGCACAGAGGGCTTTCATGTCGTCGGATGCCAAATATTGAGACACTTTCGTTACAGCCCTACCCGGCAGTTACGCATCTTGGGTGGAGTTAGGGGGACGTGACGAGGAGGATGTCTTGAAACGGGAGATTACATGGTGGGTGTCCGCAAATTCCCCGATCGGATCCAGGCACCCTCTTCGAGAGAAAAATACCCTAGCTTAAAAGGGTGCGGTTTGGGATAATTTAGCATATAACGAGGAACCCGCGTAGGAATTCTTAAAAAGGATTGCCCCGTGAGCGCTGATCGCTTGGGCATTCATGGCGCCATCTTTTCAAATGATGTTGAAAACGGCGCAGCCACACTTTCAGCAATTCCACTTCAGTTTCATCAATCGCATGCGGCAGAAAGAGTGCCGCAAAGAGGAAGGAGTAAGACATACAATGGCAAATCAAATCAAACACCTCGACGATTCCAATTTCGAATCCGTTA encodes the following:
- a CDS encoding toxin-antitoxin system YwqK family antitoxin, giving the protein MALLLGSLALTGCHKGRGEERRVVVEEKYVHKYGMELKPAEWQTRGKSGQVIATLDNGVVVTKQYMGGMLEGETTYTYPHSSIVEHVDTFEQGALVKTVYNDTAGHPKQEVCYRDADMRVVTGFYDSLAPRCKEVFRGEYLMTGEYYTHDSKIESKIDSGSGVKILRDETGQLRGEALFDSGKIVRETLNYPNGNPHEVIPYKNDKVDGVKKTYTQGGEPLTIEEWVGGYQSGITTVFKNGEKYAEIPYVKGRKEGVEIRYRDGTAIAEEITWEKDKMHGPYNTYLGSSKKTEWYVLGQRVSKATFEQQRN
- a CDS encoding rhodanese-related sulfurtransferase, with product MIQVKHNAPKTSNTPHDYYVLAFYHLTSIEDPDLEVETQKAFIAERSITCRLYVSQGGINGQMSAYRDDAIAYMEWMQKRTLFKDMPFKVHYWHEHVFPRQQVKKRKELVALGREVDFDKRGTHLSPSAWKEMLENEKKSLLIDVRNSYEYDVGHFEGAENPECETFKEFTAYTEKLADRYPDEKPPVMMYCTGGIRCEFYSVLLKEKGFEEVYQLEGGVIDYGIKEGGDHWKGKLFVFDDRMTVPIAEGETEKTGKCMFCETTSEHYYNCANMECNRLFLSCPQCLEMRVGCCSEVCKSSEKIRPYHHQDPHKPFKKYYHYFGYVKDIKDPEQKGKKSAAGTVPMNLDRKER